One genomic region from Natrinema caseinilyticum encodes:
- a CDS encoding signal peptidase complex subunit 2 — protein MDSARTREIGHDEFDPRGTLALVALYFLVLTLMWLFTYFVEFLGSGPTVIGPGSMYWDAGLIQPVMIV, from the coding sequence ATGGATTCAGCTCGGACACGGGAAATCGGTCACGACGAGTTCGATCCACGGGGGACGCTCGCGCTGGTCGCGCTTTACTTCCTCGTTCTCACGCTGATGTGGTTGTTTACGTATTTCGTCGAGTTCCTCGGAAGCGGACCCACGGTCATCGGCCCCGGATCCATGTACTGGGACGCCGGCTTGATCCAGCCGGTGATGATCGTATGA
- a CDS encoding cytochrome c oxidase subunit II: protein MRIHSYEKLWLAASMVLILGFIATITYGAVGLGIEMIGEEDETVAPNEIDDDERFGEPRVEQVGPDEYEVYVIAQTFSFRPNPIEIPANSKVTFHVTSRDVIHGFEVPGTNINSMAIPGQVAQLTVVFDEPGDYGLICTEYCGDFHHQMEGEIVVVPEDEFDMTELSVEAPDTVQPGDEVELNATVRNGQFEELETTVDAEIGNQTFQRDISVDGQSAENVSFSVDSDELGEGEYEWSVTVDNYEEDGSVTVAPNETGDEETGDEETGDD, encoded by the coding sequence ATGAGGATTCACTCGTACGAGAAGCTCTGGCTCGCCGCGTCGATGGTGCTCATCCTCGGGTTCATCGCGACGATCACGTACGGAGCGGTCGGGCTCGGTATCGAGATGATCGGCGAGGAAGACGAGACGGTCGCTCCGAACGAGATCGACGACGACGAGCGCTTCGGCGAACCGCGAGTCGAACAGGTCGGCCCCGACGAGTACGAGGTGTACGTCATCGCCCAGACGTTCAGCTTTCGACCCAATCCGATCGAAATTCCCGCGAACAGCAAGGTCACGTTCCACGTGACGAGTCGTGACGTCATCCACGGCTTCGAGGTGCCCGGAACGAACATCAATTCGATGGCCATACCGGGGCAAGTTGCACAGTTGACCGTGGTATTCGACGAACCCGGCGATTACGGGCTCATCTGCACCGAATACTGCGGTGACTTCCATCACCAAATGGAAGGCGAGATCGTCGTCGTCCCCGAAGACGAGTTCGATATGACCGAACTGTCCGTCGAGGCACCGGATACCGTCCAGCCGGGCGACGAGGTCGAACTGAACGCGACGGTTCGGAACGGTCAATTCGAGGAACTCGAGACCACCGTCGACGCCGAGATCGGAAACCAAACGTTCCAACGAGATATCTCCGTTGACGGGCAGAGCGCAGAGAACGTCTCGTTTAGCGTCGATAGCGACGAACTCGGAGAGGGCGAATACGAGTGGTCCGTCACCGTCGACAACTACGAGGAAGACGGTTCGGTGACAGTCGCACCGAACGAGACGGGTGACGAAGAGACGGGTGACGAAGAGACGGGTGACGACTGA
- a CDS encoding b(o/a)3-type cytochrome-c oxidase subunit 1, producing MTAPFAERYPAEARLVRAAMLNSFVAFGIGAIFGLIQALYRTDVLRFFEAPKYYTVLTGHGVFLVLTFTITFLVGIYQWAVTDSLERGPVDIRFSWFWYGLMSTGTILVAISIFAGFLEEPPQVLGSSLSADVLYTFYAPLQANPLYYIGLAVFVIGVWLAGFDWFRTWRSWKRDNPGERIPLRTFMVLTTMLMWYLSSIGVVVSIVVFILPWSLGWVDSVNPLLTRTLFWYFGHMVVYFWLLPAYLLWYIVLPKLSGGRLFSDPLARVVFILFVLLSTPVGVHHQYMDPGIAEGFKFIAMSNTMFLLLPSLLTAFTVVASMEHGARQRGGTGTFDWLRALPWRNPAFTGMALAGLIFAFGGFTGIVNAGMNINYLVHNTLWIPGHIHTQVGTATALTLMAGSYWLVPQLTGNRLVGRQVALFQVVLWFVGIVFMTNAMYRSGLVGVPRRTAEPQYSFEYNVGVGSMGELNAQIALGGTLLFISAFLFLTLMVLTVFNDDSEPVVDGTIPKALSGPEDSPRILDNLRLWFGIAFVLVILAYALPLANIVAQGGPFGQDVPPFPVAIDVVMYLQYGVESVGALLT from the coding sequence ATGACGGCCCCATTCGCCGAGAGGTATCCCGCGGAAGCGCGACTCGTTCGGGCCGCAATGTTGAACTCGTTCGTCGCGTTCGGAATCGGTGCCATCTTCGGGCTCATTCAGGCGTTGTATCGGACGGACGTCTTGAGATTTTTCGAGGCCCCGAAGTACTACACGGTGCTGACCGGTCACGGCGTCTTTCTCGTGCTGACGTTCACGATCACCTTCCTCGTCGGAATCTATCAGTGGGCGGTGACGGACAGTCTCGAGCGGGGTCCCGTCGACATCCGGTTTAGCTGGTTCTGGTACGGGTTGATGTCCACGGGAACGATCCTCGTCGCGATATCGATCTTCGCCGGCTTTCTCGAGGAACCGCCGCAGGTACTCGGCTCGAGTTTGAGCGCGGACGTCCTCTATACGTTCTACGCACCGTTGCAGGCGAACCCGTTGTATTACATCGGACTCGCCGTGTTCGTCATCGGCGTGTGGCTCGCGGGCTTCGACTGGTTTCGCACGTGGCGGTCGTGGAAACGGGACAATCCGGGCGAGCGGATCCCGCTTCGAACGTTCATGGTATTGACGACGATGCTCATGTGGTATCTCAGTTCGATCGGCGTCGTGGTTTCGATCGTCGTATTTATCCTGCCGTGGTCGCTCGGGTGGGTGGACAGTGTCAACCCGCTGTTGACCCGGACGCTGTTCTGGTACTTCGGCCACATGGTCGTGTATTTCTGGCTGTTGCCCGCGTACCTCCTGTGGTACATCGTTCTGCCGAAGCTCTCGGGCGGTCGGTTGTTTAGCGACCCGCTCGCCAGGGTCGTGTTCATCCTGTTCGTCCTCCTCTCGACGCCGGTTGGCGTCCACCACCAGTACATGGATCCGGGTATCGCGGAGGGATTCAAGTTCATCGCGATGTCGAACACGATGTTTCTGCTGTTACCGAGCCTGTTGACGGCCTTTACCGTCGTCGCCAGTATGGAACACGGGGCTCGCCAGCGCGGCGGGACTGGAACGTTCGACTGGCTGCGGGCGCTCCCGTGGCGAAACCCCGCGTTTACTGGCATGGCGCTGGCCGGGCTGATCTTCGCGTTCGGCGGGTTCACCGGCATCGTCAACGCGGGGATGAACATCAACTATCTCGTGCACAATACGCTGTGGATACCCGGCCACATCCACACCCAGGTGGGAACCGCAACGGCGCTGACTCTCATGGCCGGATCCTACTGGCTCGTTCCCCAGTTGACCGGGAACAGACTCGTCGGCAGGCAAGTCGCCCTCTTCCAGGTCGTCCTCTGGTTCGTCGGTATCGTGTTCATGACGAACGCGATGTACCGATCCGGACTCGTCGGCGTCCCGCGCCGAACGGCTGAACCGCAGTACAGCTTCGAGTACAACGTCGGCGTCGGTTCGATGGGCGAACTCAACGCTCAGATCGCCCTCGGTGGCACGTTACTGTTCATCTCAGCGTTTCTCTTTCTCACGCTCATGGTTCTCACGGTGTTCAACGACGATAGCGAACCGGTCGTCGACGGGACGATCCCGAAGGCGCTGTCGGGACCGGAAGACTCCCCACGGATACTCGACAACCTGCGATTGTGGTTCGGGATCGCTTTCGTTCTGGTCATCCTCGCCTACGCCCTTCCGCTGGCCAATATCGTGGCTCAGGGAGGGCCCTTCGGACAGGACGTTCCTCCGTTCCCCGTCGCCATCGATGTCGTCATGTATCTCCAGTACGGAGTCGAATCTGTTGGAGCGTTACTCACCTGA
- a CDS encoding CbaC protein: MRTTPAKLLILSAFVLVILVEGRTVLAFFGIGLTPLETVLIGIVTIGALIVWAMWPVRGAPPE, from the coding sequence ATGCGCACCACTCCCGCAAAATTGTTGATCCTCAGTGCATTCGTCCTCGTGATCCTCGTCGAGGGGCGAACGGTACTCGCGTTCTTCGGTATCGGACTCACACCGCTCGAGACGGTTCTGATCGGGATCGTTACCATCGGGGCCCTCATCGTCTGGGCGATGTGGCCGGTACGAGGCGCCCCTCCCGAGTAG
- a CDS encoding alpha/beta hydrolase family protein: MPDRHWIPIESAATNTAPAPEVAAVSHEGESDDWLFFCHGLRSDKSGSYEHRCRRAVESGYNAVRFDSRGCGESDGEFVESTLEARLTDLRHVVDYFDPGSYALFGSSFGGAVALHTAVTDERVEAVVTRAPVTTVETFDEYRATVDRNGEVTFDTGERIDHRFFDDLDRHPFSDVVDRLSVPTAIFHGGDDAVVDPADSFDAARRLEGDVLLERFAGEGHRFSRAGEQRLLERVFGWLDWVRSRP, from the coding sequence ATGCCCGACCGTCACTGGATTCCCATCGAGAGCGCAGCGACGAATACCGCGCCAGCGCCGGAAGTGGCCGCGGTTTCCCACGAGGGCGAGTCCGACGACTGGCTGTTTTTCTGCCACGGGCTTCGCAGCGACAAGTCGGGGAGCTACGAACACCGATGTCGGCGTGCGGTCGAATCCGGCTACAATGCGGTCCGATTCGACAGCCGGGGCTGTGGCGAATCCGACGGCGAGTTCGTCGAATCGACGCTCGAGGCGCGACTCACAGACCTCCGTCACGTCGTCGACTACTTCGATCCTGGCTCGTACGCCCTGTTCGGTTCGAGTTTCGGCGGGGCCGTCGCCCTCCACACTGCTGTGACGGACGAGCGAGTGGAGGCTGTCGTCACACGTGCACCCGTGACGACTGTCGAAACGTTCGACGAGTATCGCGCCACCGTCGATCGGAACGGCGAGGTGACGTTCGACACCGGCGAGCGGATCGATCACCGGTTTTTCGACGATCTCGATCGGCACCCGTTTTCCGACGTCGTCGATCGGCTATCGGTCCCGACGGCAATCTTCCACGGTGGCGACGACGCGGTCGTCGATCCGGCCGATAGCTTCGACGCCGCCCGTCGACTCGAGGGGGACGTCCTCCTCGAACGCTTCGCGGGCGAAGGCCATCGGTTCTCGCGGGCGGGCGAACAGCGACTGCTCGAGCGCGTATTCGGCTGGCTCGACTGGGTGAGAAGTCGTCCCTGA
- a CDS encoding tyrosine-type recombinase/integrase, translating into MTDIAIADAVDAYLQRKAVGDPDGSGAGTYASNAESILRRWTEWLETEHDVGSIASLEVDHMRAYAVELHERTDRGEYTPSTAGTYYAVVRAFLSWCVRGGIRESNPAASTRAEAALPSGNPRPANDTWTARQRRELERHVRERALENASHSTSERRSRLREYAMVAVLAHSSVRGAELFCVPDDDRRTGATWQDIDFYTGTIRVLGKSQRLEDVPVPARARTPLRRYRVVLDPPSNDWPLFPTAHAPSIAGTVRSALSERGYDAKTIETMFDDATAMELAREHSIAPPAITTEGARSVLKRLCEAAGLDVDGDHLTPRGVRRDQASVHYRQEATASKPTLRASVLEQSMVVPADEPSIVDAESGSGDESAETE; encoded by the coding sequence GTGACCGATATCGCGATCGCGGACGCGGTCGACGCCTATCTCCAGCGGAAAGCCGTCGGAGATCCGGACGGTTCCGGGGCCGGAACCTACGCGTCTAACGCCGAGTCGATACTCCGACGCTGGACCGAGTGGCTCGAGACGGAACACGACGTTGGCTCGATCGCCAGCCTCGAGGTCGACCACATGCGCGCCTACGCGGTCGAACTCCACGAGCGGACTGACCGCGGCGAGTACACGCCCTCCACCGCCGGCACCTACTACGCGGTCGTCCGCGCGTTTCTCTCGTGGTGCGTGCGAGGCGGCATCCGGGAGTCGAACCCAGCCGCGAGTACCCGGGCCGAGGCGGCGTTGCCGAGCGGAAATCCACGGCCTGCGAACGATACCTGGACGGCGCGCCAGCGCCGCGAACTCGAGCGCCACGTCCGCGAACGGGCGCTCGAAAATGCCTCCCACTCGACGAGCGAGCGACGCTCCAGGCTGCGAGAGTACGCCATGGTGGCCGTCCTCGCCCACTCGAGCGTCCGCGGCGCGGAACTCTTCTGCGTCCCGGACGACGACCGACGGACAGGTGCGACCTGGCAGGACATCGATTTCTACACGGGGACGATTCGCGTCCTGGGGAAATCCCAGCGACTCGAGGACGTGCCCGTGCCCGCTCGAGCGCGGACGCCGTTGCGTCGGTACCGGGTCGTTCTGGATCCGCCGTCGAACGACTGGCCGCTGTTTCCGACGGCCCACGCGCCGTCGATCGCCGGAACGGTGCGGTCGGCGCTGAGCGAACGGGGGTACGACGCGAAGACGATCGAGACGATGTTCGACGACGCGACGGCGATGGAACTCGCCCGCGAGCACTCGATCGCGCCGCCGGCGATCACGACGGAAGGGGCGCGATCGGTCCTGAAGCGACTCTGCGAGGCGGCCGGACTCGACGTCGACGGAGACCACCTGACGCCCCGCGGTGTGCGCCGAGACCAGGCATCCGTCCACTACCGGCAGGAGGCGACGGCGTCGAAGCCGACGCTTCGCGCATCCGTTCTCGAGCAGTCGATGGTCGTTCCGGCGGACGAACCGTCGATCGTCGACGCCGAATCAGGTTCGGGGGACGAATCGGCGGAGACGGAGTGA
- a CDS encoding Na(+)/H(+) antiporter subunit D, which yields MEADLLAMAYPPLLVFAAGLLVLVLPRIAGFTIGALSLAAVLAISIVVPEGSYLTGSFLGFDVVPFYVDPFSQMIGIGLGFLGICTVIYAYSSEASKPMTAFALVYVSSSIGAAFAGDWLVLLFMWELMAVTSTLLIWHYGGDAVRAGFRYALFHGTGGVLVMLAVAAHYVEVGTFVYGSGGIADGLPALLAVLGMGVNVAFVGFHTWLPDTYPRPHFAASVFLSVYTTKTSAFVLYRAFPEGEGTLFLAYMGGLMAVYGAGFALLQHDMRALLSYHIQAQLGYIIAGIGMTSGIAVAGAMGHLFNNILFKSLLFMAVGVVIYRTGENDLYELGGLWREMPLTAIGFAFGALSITAIPGFNGYVSKGMVFDAADPHYYGEPQYQALYWLLYLGAIGTLLSFIKLGYYVFFHGESDREVADAKPGQTVAMLGLGGACLLFGVWWQGLADLVPTIHHLEFTYHGGESTGHLHPYSPSHLQTAGVLTAISVIGFVVVRKPLSKLDLGDPAMIVYPATYYVSRWTMLAVTGAYAAVDAAVVGAVTRCYWIGNNPVLAADAAAHRLPNWMVDVDERQPTDGGQPSTIHLRAGIGTTVLVLTVVLTGILWLLVA from the coding sequence ATGGAAGCCGACCTGCTCGCGATGGCCTACCCGCCCTTGCTGGTCTTCGCCGCCGGACTGTTGGTACTCGTCCTGCCGAGAATCGCCGGGTTTACGATCGGGGCGCTGAGCCTCGCGGCGGTGCTTGCGATCTCGATCGTCGTCCCCGAGGGCAGCTACCTGACCGGCAGTTTCCTCGGGTTCGACGTCGTTCCGTTCTACGTCGATCCGTTCTCCCAGATGATCGGGATCGGACTCGGGTTCCTCGGGATCTGTACCGTCATCTACGCCTACTCGAGCGAGGCGAGTAAACCGATGACCGCCTTCGCCCTGGTGTACGTCTCCTCGTCGATCGGGGCGGCGTTCGCCGGCGACTGGCTGGTGCTCCTGTTCATGTGGGAGCTGATGGCCGTGACGAGCACGCTGTTGATCTGGCACTACGGGGGAGATGCGGTCCGCGCGGGCTTCCGGTACGCGCTCTTTCACGGCACCGGCGGGGTGCTCGTGATGCTCGCGGTCGCCGCCCACTACGTCGAAGTCGGGACGTTCGTCTACGGAAGCGGCGGCATCGCGGACGGACTGCCGGCGCTGCTGGCGGTGCTCGGAATGGGTGTCAACGTCGCCTTCGTGGGCTTTCACACCTGGCTGCCCGACACCTACCCGCGCCCGCACTTCGCGGCCTCGGTGTTCCTCTCCGTGTACACGACCAAGACGAGCGCGTTCGTCCTCTATCGGGCGTTCCCGGAGGGCGAGGGCACGCTCTTTCTCGCCTACATGGGCGGACTGATGGCGGTCTACGGCGCGGGGTTCGCGCTCCTCCAGCACGACATGCGGGCGCTGCTGTCCTATCACATCCAGGCCCAGCTCGGCTACATCATCGCCGGGATCGGGATGACCTCGGGGATCGCCGTCGCCGGCGCGATGGGGCACCTGTTCAACAACATCCTCTTCAAGAGCCTGCTGTTCATGGCCGTCGGCGTCGTCATCTACCGCACCGGAGAGAACGATCTCTACGAACTCGGCGGTCTCTGGCGCGAGATGCCGCTGACAGCGATCGGGTTCGCGTTCGGCGCGCTCTCGATCACCGCCATTCCGGGCTTCAACGGCTACGTCAGCAAGGGGATGGTCTTCGACGCGGCCGATCCCCACTACTACGGAGAACCGCAATACCAGGCGCTGTACTGGCTGCTCTACCTGGGCGCCATCGGCACCCTCCTGTCGTTCATCAAACTCGGCTACTACGTCTTCTTCCACGGCGAGAGCGACCGCGAGGTCGCGGACGCGAAACCCGGCCAGACCGTCGCGATGCTCGGCCTCGGCGGCGCCTGTCTCCTGTTCGGCGTCTGGTGGCAGGGGCTCGCCGACCTCGTTCCGACGATCCACCACCTCGAATTCACCTACCACGGCGGCGAGAGTACCGGTCACCTCCATCCCTACAGTCCGAGTCACCTGCAAACGGCCGGGGTACTGACCGCGATCTCCGTGATCGGGTTCGTCGTCGTCCGGAAGCCCCTCTCGAAACTCGACCTCGGCGACCCGGCGATGATCGTCTATCCCGCGACTTACTACGTCAGTCGGTGGACGATGCTCGCCGTTACCGGTGCCTACGCCGCGGTCGACGCGGCCGTCGTCGGTGCGGTCACGCGCTGTTACTGGATCGGCAACAACCCCGTTCTCGCGGCCGATGCAGCCGCACACCGGCTCCCGAACTGGATGGTCGACGTCGACGAACGCCAACCCACCGACGGCGGTCAGCCCTCGACGATCCACCTTCGGGCGGGAATCGGAACGACCGTTCTGGTGCTGACGGTCGTCCTGACCGGTATCCTGTGGCTTCTCGTGGCCTGA
- a CDS encoding proton-conducting transporter membrane subunit, with protein MVADIRPLAAVLVSAVAIVLIVASHRRPNLREGWSVLAALAKFGIIVSMLPAVMSGTVFRWSLAESTGIEFLAGIDFALRADPLGIFFALLASFLWIFTSFYATGYMRGLDEHAQTRFFASFAASLSSAVGIAFAANLVTIFVFYELLSLVTYPLVAHNEDDEARIAGRKYLTYTFFGGGVFLLAGTAMIYWLTSTVTGGPTLAFEAGGMDALAAAAQAEPIYAQAAFFLLIAGFGVKAALMPLHSWLADAMVAPTPVSGLLHAVAVVKSGAFGIARVILEVYGPGLIHDLPLDVPLVGDVGLNIPVAIVAAFTLTAASIIAMRKDHLKRRLAYSTTAQLSYIVLGLSMLHPYAIVGALFHIPAHAFAKLTLFFCAGSIHVETHTDYISEMAGIGKRMPLTMTAFTVGAAGMAGVPPIAGFVSKFYMLIGAGYMGGEYWLFAGALLLSAVLNIAYFWPVVYTAFFESEDRHDAKPLLEFPRGGLRQSYGPEESTDESVAADGGEPGVDGSETDYEYAVDRYPSDHSTPEATAQTHDENDDRDGTGGHETDGDGDDHDDGHLGDSVDAIDHHGDHDDSLTGGPPVGGWTRTSPLAETTWLMLAPIAVIATGAIVLGVVPDYAVFLELATEIVEGVFGMPFEQLGSVPFDQLVSEVTA; from the coding sequence ATGGTAGCAGATATTCGACCGCTCGCCGCCGTGTTGGTATCCGCGGTCGCGATCGTCCTGATCGTCGCGTCGCATCGCCGTCCCAACCTGCGGGAAGGCTGGTCAGTGCTGGCCGCCCTCGCGAAATTTGGGATCATCGTCAGCATGCTGCCCGCGGTCATGTCCGGGACCGTCTTCCGGTGGAGTCTGGCGGAGTCGACGGGGATCGAGTTCCTTGCGGGTATCGACTTCGCGCTGCGAGCGGATCCGCTGGGGATCTTCTTCGCGCTCCTCGCGAGTTTCCTCTGGATCTTCACGTCGTTCTACGCGACGGGGTACATGCGCGGGCTCGACGAACACGCCCAGACCCGGTTCTTCGCCTCGTTCGCGGCCAGCCTCTCTTCCGCAGTCGGGATCGCCTTCGCGGCGAATCTGGTGACGATCTTCGTCTTCTACGAACTGCTATCGCTCGTGACCTATCCGCTGGTCGCCCACAACGAGGACGACGAAGCACGCATCGCCGGCCGGAAGTACCTCACGTACACGTTCTTCGGCGGCGGCGTCTTCCTGCTTGCCGGGACCGCGATGATATACTGGCTCACGAGCACGGTGACCGGGGGGCCGACGCTCGCCTTCGAGGCGGGCGGCATGGATGCCCTCGCCGCTGCCGCCCAGGCCGAGCCGATCTACGCACAGGCCGCCTTCTTCCTGCTCATCGCCGGCTTCGGCGTCAAAGCCGCGTTGATGCCGCTTCACTCCTGGCTCGCCGACGCGATGGTCGCGCCGACTCCCGTCTCCGGGCTCCTCCACGCGGTGGCGGTCGTCAAGTCCGGCGCGTTCGGCATCGCCCGCGTGATACTCGAGGTCTACGGTCCGGGCTTGATCCACGACTTGCCACTCGACGTCCCGCTCGTCGGAGACGTCGGCCTGAACATCCCCGTCGCGATCGTCGCCGCGTTCACGCTGACCGCGGCGAGCATCATCGCGATGCGCAAGGATCACCTCAAACGGCGGCTGGCGTACTCGACGACGGCACAGCTCTCCTACATCGTGCTCGGCCTCTCGATGCTCCACCCCTACGCGATCGTGGGGGCGCTGTTTCACATTCCCGCCCACGCGTTCGCGAAGCTCACCCTGTTCTTCTGTGCGGGGTCGATCCACGTGGAGACCCACACCGACTACATCAGCGAAATGGCCGGCATCGGCAAGCGAATGCCGCTGACGATGACCGCCTTCACCGTCGGTGCGGCCGGTATGGCCGGCGTCCCGCCGATCGCGGGATTCGTCAGCAAGTTCTACATGCTGATCGGCGCCGGCTACATGGGCGGCGAGTACTGGCTGTTCGCCGGCGCGTTGCTCCTCTCGGCCGTCCTCAACATCGCGTACTTCTGGCCGGTCGTCTACACCGCCTTCTTCGAGAGCGAGGACCGCCACGACGCGAAACCCCTCCTCGAGTTCCCGCGGGGCGGCCTGCGCCAATCGTACGGACCCGAGGAATCGACCGACGAGAGCGTGGCCGCCGACGGCGGCGAACCGGGCGTCGACGGCTCGGAGACGGACTACGAGTACGCCGTCGACAGATATCCGAGCGATCATTCGACCCCCGAGGCGACTGCACAAACTCACGACGAGAACGACGACCGTGACGGGACGGGCGGCCACGAGACCGACGGCGACGGCGACGACCACGACGACGGCCACCTCGGTGATTCAGTCGACGCTATCGACCACCACGGCGACCACGACGACTCCCTCACCGGCGGGCCACCGGTCGGCGGCTGGACGCGGACGTCGCCGCTGGCCGAAACCACGTGGCTCATGCTCGCCCCCATCGCCGTCATCGCCACGGGTGCGATCGTCCTCGGCGTCGTCCCCGACTACGCGGTCTTCCTCGAGCTCGCGACCGAAATCGTCGAGGGGGTCTTCGGGATGCCGTTCGAGCAACTCGGGTCCGTTCCGTTCGACCAACTCGTCTCGGAGGTGACCGCCTGA
- a CDS encoding proton-conducting transporter membrane subunit, with protein sequence MSSVDLIPPLLIVVPLLAATLPIALGLWFDRAGWPVAAVTTIGLFGAAVALASVVYADGQVTHTLGGYPRTYGIELVADQYSTLIALLVTGVAVGVLAYTRRGGPRGNTFYTAYLLLVGGLLGITMTGDVFNLFVFLEITSIATYALVASGDGPESAVAALKYLILGTVAASMYLIGVAFLLMATGTLNMIELATAIPAAERPTLIRTAFGFIVVGFAVKVAQWPLHTWQPSAYQQAPDGVTPIIAALVSTASAYAFGRLIVTVFGVDYLTAMPNAASIVLVVGCVSVLAGTVLAVIQTEVKRMLAYSSVSQFGLVIAAYGVVIGGNSGAAETALIGATVHLVGHGLLKAGLFLAAALVATSYGARTVDEYAGLAKHRPVVAGAMAVLLLSLVGVPPGVGFVGKWYIALGAVQSELWPVAGVIFLSTMLTLAYAARLLEKMYFTPSRAVSSPAGGPVATDGGSDGDGRDETAADGPGSDDTISAASSGGDPAAVSVGMVAVVVVAALCAVALGFAGGTFADLLEPFLTEVIR encoded by the coding sequence ATGAGTAGCGTCGATCTGATCCCGCCGCTGCTGATCGTCGTGCCGTTGCTCGCGGCGACGCTGCCGATCGCGCTCGGACTGTGGTTCGATCGGGCCGGGTGGCCCGTCGCCGCGGTGACGACGATCGGTCTGTTCGGCGCTGCGGTCGCCCTCGCGAGCGTCGTCTACGCCGACGGGCAGGTAACGCATACGCTCGGCGGCTATCCCCGAACGTACGGAATCGAACTCGTCGCCGATCAGTACTCGACGCTGATCGCACTGCTCGTCACGGGGGTCGCCGTCGGCGTCCTCGCGTACACGCGCCGCGGCGGCCCGCGCGGGAACACCTTCTACACGGCGTACCTGCTGCTGGTCGGCGGACTGCTCGGGATCACGATGACCGGCGACGTGTTCAACCTGTTCGTCTTCCTCGAGATCACCAGCATCGCGACCTACGCGCTGGTCGCGAGCGGCGACGGGCCCGAATCGGCCGTCGCCGCGCTGAAGTACTTGATTCTGGGGACCGTCGCCGCGTCGATGTACCTGATCGGGGTCGCGTTCCTGCTCATGGCCACGGGGACGCTCAACATGATCGAACTCGCGACGGCGATTCCGGCGGCGGAACGCCCGACACTGATCCGCACCGCCTTCGGGTTCATCGTCGTCGGCTTCGCGGTCAAGGTCGCCCAGTGGCCGTTACACACCTGGCAGCCGAGCGCGTACCAGCAGGCTCCCGACGGCGTGACGCCGATCATCGCCGCGTTGGTCTCGACGGCCTCCGCGTACGCGTTCGGCCGCCTGATCGTGACCGTCTTCGGCGTCGACTACCTGACCGCGATGCCCAACGCCGCGTCGATCGTCCTCGTCGTCGGCTGCGTGAGCGTCCTCGCAGGCACGGTCCTGGCCGTAATCCAGACCGAGGTCAAACGGATGCTCGCGTACTCGTCGGTCTCGCAGTTCGGGCTCGTCATCGCCGCCTACGGGGTCGTCATCGGCGGCAATTCCGGGGCGGCCGAGACGGCACTGATCGGCGCGACGGTCCATCTGGTCGGTCACGGCCTGCTGAAAGCCGGGCTCTTTCTGGCGGCCGCACTCGTCGCGACGAGTTACGGGGCCCGCACCGTCGACGAGTACGCCGGACTCGCGAAACACCGCCCGGTCGTCGCCGGCGCGATGGCCGTCCTCTTGCTCTCGCTGGTCGGCGTTCCGCCGGGCGTCGGCTTCGTCGGCAAGTGGTACATCGCACTCGGCGCCGTCCAGTCCGAGCTGTGGCCCGTTGCCGGCGTCATTTTCCTCAGTACCATGCTCACGCTCGCCTACGCCGCCCGCCTGCTCGAGAAGATGTACTTCACACCGTCGCGTGCCGTCTCGTCTCCGGCCGGGGGTCCGGTCGCGACGGACGGCGGGTCCGACGGCGACGGTCGAGACGAGACCGCGGCCGACGGCCCCGGATCCGACGACACGATCTCCGCCGCGTCGAGCGGGGGTGACCCGGCCGCGGTTTCGGTCGGCATGGTCGCCGTCGTCGTGGTCGCCGCGCTCTGTGCCGTCGCGCTCGGATTTGCGGGTGGAACGTTCGCCGACTTGCTCGAGCCGTTTCTCACGGAGGTCATTCGCTAA
- a CDS encoding cation:proton antiporter subunit C: protein MIEMLASRYTYVLLFVLLGIGIYMVIASENLVKKLIGVNLFQTAIFLFFISMAYIDVEGASAPIVPHEANPGELLVASPLPQVIVLTAIVVGIALTAVGLALIIRIYAEYGTLREDTLREVRADE from the coding sequence ATGATTGAGATGCTCGCGAGCCGGTACACGTACGTGTTGCTGTTCGTCCTGCTCGGTATCGGGATCTACATGGTGATCGCCAGCGAGAACCTCGTGAAGAAGCTGATCGGTGTGAATCTCTTCCAGACGGCGATCTTCCTGTTTTTCATCTCGATGGCGTACATCGACGTCGAGGGTGCGTCGGCGCCGATCGTTCCGCACGAAGCGAATCCCGGCGAACTCCTCGTCGCGAGTCCGCTTCCGCAAGTCATCGTCCTGACCGCCATCGTCGTCGGCATCGCGCTGACGGCGGTCGGACTGGCGCTGATCATCCGCATCTACGCGGAGTACGGAACGCTGCGCGAGGACACGCTCAGGGAGGTGCGTGCCGATGAGTAG